Part of the Aquamicrobium lusatiense genome is shown below.
GCGTCCTATATCCTGTTTTATGCTGCAACGGTATGGTTTTGCCTGCAAGGTTCCGGCATCGGCACATAGCTCTTGACCTTCCAGTCACTGGAAGCCCTATCTCAGGCCAAAGCAGTTGAAAGAGGCGGTCATGGCACATTCCGACCACACGCATAATCACAGCCACAATCATGGCGATCACGTCCATAAGAAGGGCGGCTCCTGCTGCTCGGGATCCGCACCGGCGCAGACGCAAACGCTCGTGCGCGATCCTGTCTGCGGCATGACGGTCGACCCTCAGGCGGGCAAGCCCAGCCATGAACATGCAGGCCATACTTATCATTTCTGCTGTGAAGGCTGCCGCACCAAATTCGCCGCCGATCCCGAAAGCTACCTGACCGCGAAAGACCCCGTCTGCGGCATGAATGTGGACCGCGCCAGCGCCCGCCATTTCCTGCGCCATCAGGGCGGGAAATACTATTTCTGCTCGGCGCGCTGCCTGGAGAAATTCGAGGCGGAGCCCGAAAAATATCTAGGCGATCGCCCGGCGCCAGAGCCGATGCCGCAAGGCACCAAATACACCTGTCCGATGGACCCCGAGATCATCCGCGACGAGCCCGGCGATTGCCCGATCTGCGGCATGGCGCTGGAGCCCATGGGCGTGCCGACCGGCAACGAGGGCCCCAATCCGGAGCTCATCGATTTCACGCGGCGTTTCTGGGTCAGCCTGTCGCTGGCCATTCCGCTGATGATCATCTCGATGGGGCCGATGGTCGGCCTTCCGGTGCGCGACTGGCTGGGCGAGAGGGTCGCCGTGTGGGCAGAGTTCGCGCTGGCGACACCGGTCGTCCTGTGGGCGGCCTATCCTTTCTTCAAGCGCGGCTGGGCGTCCATTCGCAACCGAAGCCCCAACATGTGGACGCTGATCTCGATCGGCGTTTCGGCTGCCTATCTCTACAGCGTCGTGGCCATGCTGTTCCCGGATCTGTTCCCGCATGAGGTGCGCGGCCACGGCGATTCGGTGCCGGTCTATTTCGAGGCATCCGCCGTCATTATCGCGCTGGTCTTCCTCGGGCAGGTTCTGGAACTGAAGGCCCGCGAGAAGACCGGTTCGGCCATTCGCGCCCTGCTCGATCTGGCGCCCAAGACGGCAAGGCGGGTGGACGCCGACGGTTCTGAACACGACGTGCCGCTTGCAGAGGTGAAGGCCGGCGAGCGCCTGCGCATCCGTCCGGGCGAATCGGTGCCGGTCGACGGCATCGTCGAGCAGGGCCGCTCAACCATCGACGAATCGATGATCACCGGCGAGCCGATCCCCGTCGAGAAAGGCGAGGGCGACGGTCTCATCGGCGGCACGCTGAACCGCAACGGCACGCTGGTCATGCGCGCCGAGAAGGTGGGGTCGGAGACGACGCTGTCGCGCATCGTGGAACTGGTCGCGAAGGCGCAGCGCAGCCGCGCGCCGATCCAGAGCCTCGCCGACCGCGTGTCCGGCTGGTTCGTGCCGACGGTGGTTCTGATCGCCATTCTGGCCTTCGCAGCATGGATGGTGTTCGGCCCCGAGCCGCGCCTCGTCTACGCCATCGTCTCGGCGGTGTCGGTCCTCATCATCGCCTGCCCCTGCGCGCTCGGTCTGGCGACGCCGATGTCGATCATGACCGCCACGGGGCGCGGCGCGCAGGCCGGCGTGCTGATCCGCGAGGCGGCGGCACTTGAGCGGCTGGCGGAAGTCGACACGCTGATCGTCGACAAGACCGGCACCCTTACCGAAGGCAGGCCGGAACTGAGCGACGTGCGTGCCGAACAGGGCTTCGAGGAAAACGAGGTGCTGGCGCTGGCGGCTTCCATCGAGCAGGGATCCGAACACCCGCTGGCCGAGGCCATCG
Proteins encoded:
- a CDS encoding heavy metal translocating P-type ATPase, coding for MAHSDHTHNHSHNHGDHVHKKGGSCCSGSAPAQTQTLVRDPVCGMTVDPQAGKPSHEHAGHTYHFCCEGCRTKFAADPESYLTAKDPVCGMNVDRASARHFLRHQGGKYYFCSARCLEKFEAEPEKYLGDRPAPEPMPQGTKYTCPMDPEIIRDEPGDCPICGMALEPMGVPTGNEGPNPELIDFTRRFWVSLSLAIPLMIISMGPMVGLPVRDWLGERVAVWAEFALATPVVLWAAYPFFKRGWASIRNRSPNMWTLISIGVSAAYLYSVVAMLFPDLFPHEVRGHGDSVPVYFEASAVIIALVFLGQVLELKAREKTGSAIRALLDLAPKTARRVDADGSEHDVPLAEVKAGERLRIRPGESVPVDGIVEQGRSTIDESMITGEPIPVEKGEGDGLIGGTLNRNGTLVMRAEKVGSETTLSRIVELVAKAQRSRAPIQSLADRVSGWFVPTVVLIAILAFAAWMVFGPEPRLVYAIVSAVSVLIIACPCALGLATPMSIMTATGRGAQAGVLIREAAALERLAEVDTLIVDKTGTLTEGRPELSDVRAEQGFEENEVLALAASIEQGSEHPLAEAIVAGAKARGLAIPAAGDFEAVNGKGVSGTVGGRRLVLGNALFMQEHGIDAALTSQHADALRENGRSAILVAVDGKPAGVVAVSDPIKPTAAEALRELTRSGMRIVMATGDNERTAKAIAAKLGISEIRAGMLPQAKADLVAELKGRGAVVVMAGDGINDAPALAAADVGIAMGTGADVALESAGITLVKGDLTGIVRARHLAEKTLSNIRQNLFFAFLYNALGVPVAAGVLYPVTGTLLSPMLAAAAMSLSSVSVIANALRLRTVRL